CCTTGCCCCATCCACGACATCATCATTCAGATTCACCCATTCAAAGTCACCATCCAGCCCCGTCTAGCCTGGGAAACGATATCCTAGACCATGAGACGCGATCGCGCTCCTGTGGTTCTGGCATAAGGCATAGCAAAGTATGGCTAGGCATCCTGTTCAAGTAGCGGTGGCAATTCTACATCAAGACGGACAGTACCTGATGCAGCTCCGGGACGACACACCAGGTATTCTCTATCCCAAATGCTGGGCCTTTTTTGGTGGGCATCTAGAGGGAACAGAAGATCCAGAAACGGGTCTCCGGCGAGAACTCATGGAAGAAATTGGCTATGCCCCTCCCGACGTCACTTTATTTCGACAATGGGGAGATGATCAGGTGCATCGATTTGTTTATCATGGGCCATTAACAGTGCCTCTAGAGGCACTTCAACTCAATGAAGGATGGGATTTAGGGTTGCTCTCACCCAAGGATATTCGTCGGGGCGATCGCTATTCCGCCGTGGCTCAACAAACCTGTCCCCTAGGCGAAGTTCACCAAAAACTGCTGTTAGATTTTTTAGAGCTCCATCCCCACCTAGGATAGGAGCAGTCAAGAATGCAGGACATCTAATCATCATGCATCCTTCGTCTCCGCCGGTTCTATGACGTTAACGTCCTACCAAATTCGTGAGAGCCGCCGCGCTAAGTACGTCAATATTAAGGTATCTCCCCATGGCCGTGTGGAGGTCGTGGTGCCGCCCAACTTTGACCGTCACCACCTGTCTGAAATTCTGGCAAAGCGACAGGATTGGATTACCAAAACCCTGCATCGGCTTCAGGCAGAACGCCTAGCGTTGTCCCTAGAATCCGATGATCCTTGTCCCACAGAAATCCATTTTCGGGCCGTGGATCAGCATTGGTCTGTTCAGTACTGCCATCAAGCCAGCCATGACATCACCCTCACGGTAACCGGCGATCGCACCTTAACCCTCACAGGGCCGATCAATGATAGTGCCATCTGCCAGCAAGCTCTACAGGCATGGCTCCGTCGCAGGGCGAAAGCTATCCTCATTCCCTGGCTAGTTCGTATCAGCCAAGAGCAAAAGCTGCCCATCCAAACCATCTCCGTGCGCCGGCAAAAGACCCGATGGGGCAGTTGCTCTAGCCAGCGAAACATTAGCCTCAACGATAAACTCTTGTTCTTGCCGCCACAGTTGGTAGGTTCTGTGTTTATCCATGAGCTTTGTCATACGCTGGAAATGAATCATTCCGCCGCCTTCTGGGCCCTCGTGGCTGAGCGTGATCCTCACTACGTCGAGAGCGATCGCCTGTTGGACACGGCTTGGCGCTACATTCCAAGATGGGTTGAACCCCATTAGTCCGATGCGGTAGAGCGATGGTTGGGTTTTATCGACTTCGCTCAGCCAGCGTAGTTCCTGGGACTGGCCTGCCTTCATGGCAGGTTTATCTCCAAAGAAAAACCCCTCTCCGAAATAGAAGCAGGGAGAGGGGTTGCTGGTCATTCAAAGTGGGTTCCTGGCTAACGGATGTAACGTAGCGAACCGTCTTAGACAGGAACAAGTTTTATGATGTGCGAGATTGAGCGTTGATACAGTTGATGGAACCATCAAACGCCCAGATAGTTATGGAGCAATGGTGAGCTCATAGGCATAGCTACCAGGATTGCGGTTGCCCACGTAGATATCGTAGGCTCCTGCATCCCATACACCAGGCAGGCTAATAAGCCCATCTGAAAAGCTATCTGCAAACAAACATTGGCTTTGACCGTTGCCGGTAATCCACAAGGTTGCATTGCGATCGCTACCTACAGTGAACTGCAAAGAGGCAAAAGGTTCAGTGACCCGAATCACCTCAACGGGTTGATCTGGAACAAGGCCGCAGGCTCCAGACTGTGCACCCGTAGCACCCACCGTGACGTTGCCGCTACGGGTGACCGGGCTGCTGAGCGGAGTGGCCACATCTGCTTGGGCAGAGGGAGCGATCGCGCCGACCAAGGCGGCCAGCGTTGGCATAATCATCCAATTCATCCAGCGTTTCATGAGTTAGCACCTCCTACCCAAATGTCGCAGGTCTTGTTGTTCGTTCAACAGCTACGTTGAGCTGTTGGGTTGAACTATATTGATCCTACGGTGACTACCTTTATAGACGGGCGGGGGCTGTGCCAGTTCCTGAAGGGGCACGTTCCACGGCAGGAGTTCTAGACCTGGGGCGGATTCTGGGACATTAGGGTCGGCAAGTAGTCATAGCCGTCTACGCCAATGACCGCGATGAGCTTAGAGCGCTGTTGTTCTAAAACTGCCTTCACCGGCCCTTCCCCTAGCTTGCCTTGAATGATCTGCAACAGCCCAGCCGGTTGTCGCCAGCTTGAAGAGGCCATTTGGTGCAGCAGATACATGCCCAGAGCCCCCGCATACACAGCCGCTTCTAGATGATGGAGCTGGTAATGGGCTTCCGCGAGGTAGGCCAAGTTGGTGCCTTGTAAAAAGAGATCCCCCGTAAATTGAGAGGCATGGATACCGCCTTCCAAAAACGCGATCGCTTGCTGGGGTGCTTCAATGACCACATGGGCAATGCCTAAACTACTCAAGCAAAGAGCTTGGCTTTGGCGATCGCCCAATCGTTCCGCTAACTGTAAGCCCTGCTGCAGACGATCGATGGCCGATTCATAGTAGTCGGGGTCGGCTTCTTCCCGCTGCTGAGCTTCGAAGACTTCGCTAAAACCAAGATTGGCCAAGGCATTGGCTTCGCCGGGGCGATCGCCGGCTTCTCGGCTGAGGATCAAAGCACGCTGGGCACGGCCAATGGCTTGGCTATACTGCTGGTTACCCACATCAAGACGGCTGAGGTGATTGAGGACGGCAATTTGGCAGGGGCGATCGCCGGCCGCTTGGGCAATGTCTAAAGCTTGGTTGTAGAACCCCAGGGCGCGATCGCGCTGCCCCAACACGAGGGACGAATAGCCCAGCAGAGTGAGGATGCGGGCCTTTTCCTGGGTGCCCTCCGCCTGCTGCAGCGGCAGGTCGAGATAGCTGAGGGTGTTGGCTAGATATTGCCCCGAAAAGGACACAAAAATACCGCCGTAGAGCGGGAAATAATCCCGTTGGGCAAAGGCTCGGAGGATCTGTAGACCTGCTTGAAGACAGGTCTTGGCAAACATCTGGCTGAGGGTTGGATGCACCGTTTGTTGCTGCAGCCCCGTAGCCAACTGGGCCCAGATCAACGCAAACACCAAGTAGGTTGAACGGGATAGCTTCGCGCCCACCTTCGAGTCGTACACCAGTTTGTCAAACCAGGTGACC
The sequence above is drawn from the Candidatus Obscuribacterales bacterium genome and encodes:
- a CDS encoding NUDIX domain-containing protein, with the protein product MARHPVQVAVAILHQDGQYLMQLRDDTPGILYPKCWAFFGGHLEGTEDPETGLRRELMEEIGYAPPDVTLFRQWGDDQVHRFVYHGPLTVPLEALQLNEGWDLGLLSPKDIRRGDRYSAVAQQTCPLGEVHQKLLLDFLELHPHLG
- a CDS encoding SprT family zinc-dependent metalloprotease, whose product is MTLTSYQIRESRRAKYVNIKVSPHGRVEVVVPPNFDRHHLSEILAKRQDWITKTLHRLQAERLALSLESDDPCPTEIHFRAVDQHWSVQYCHQASHDITLTVTGDRTLTLTGPINDSAICQQALQAWLRRRAKAILIPWLVRISQEQKLPIQTISVRRQKTRWGSCSSQRNISLNDKLLFLPPQLVGSVFIHELCHTLEMNHSAAFWALVAERDPHYVESDRLLDTAWRYIPRWVEPH
- a CDS encoding tetratricopeptide repeat protein; the encoded protein is MSDASSLRDRYCELIDHITNLTLKGKIRSKEQVYQLLNDGVEGGTGELFERCLGDRLAGMQRQTETQTDELQHAKALRSLRALKTIQGEWDRWQQEHQADRTLEAAMQSILQAEGDRLMALLMALDPNQPQPLRMGQWQDLARRLVAQAETSDADALDPAVSLTALAQGIHQGIASWQRIEPHLVSWIYDQGRSIGFEGAGQRGPWVLWSQQVKRPIPQALFETLSLGRSLSEWAEHPTQTTGQSLEIQAADWIELAILLRCLQQGLVTWFDKLVYDSKVGAKLSRSTYLVFALIWAQLATGLQQQTVHPTLSQMFAKTCLQAGLQILRAFAQRDYFPLYGGIFVSFSGQYLANTLSYLDLPLQQAEGTQEKARILTLLGYSSLVLGQRDRALGFYNQALDIAQAAGDRPCQIAVLNHLSRLDVGNQQYSQAIGRAQRALILSREAGDRPGEANALANLGFSEVFEAQQREEADPDYYESAIDRLQQGLQLAERLGDRQSQALCLSSLGIAHVVIEAPQQAIAFLEGGIHASQFTGDLFLQGTNLAYLAEAHYQLHHLEAAVYAGALGMYLLHQMASSSWRQPAGLLQIIQGKLGEGPVKAVLEQQRSKLIAVIGVDGYDYLPTLMSQNPPQV